The following proteins come from a genomic window of Leguminivora glycinivorella isolate SPB_JAAS2020 chromosome 6, LegGlyc_1.1, whole genome shotgun sequence:
- the LOC125227199 gene encoding zinc metalloproteinase nas-13-like isoform X1 — protein MLPHSACNYFQLCLLTLVSTEGISSLDISPDSFILEEKDILSRYPKFYDDRAYSSGEDTYNEDNPFNEAGNSQFLIGKDTGLKKNDKKNLNAEEKGKKKLFNVNPKIEDKKDNAPLQNDKDAKVKGNNEHAHLLNNVNENIFHEDSKYDVKKLAELPGFKLNSSDIIKFKLWPEAKIPFFIDEFSYDKFLHEKIRGYLENAKTLTGLNFEELASPPEDENARWVFFVNRRGQLDCKDYSTKSFTNSGVQKVIIGYDCLRNNGPMAAIVLALVGVPPQHNAPNRDQVVNISMESILPEKRGLFKRLDDDDWLFHDLDYDYYSIGHYPSHKYTANGYPTITSFAKKKVLYMKHDEKDTYSNVDIQKIRLLYNNILRILPRNTTKVELCKKLPQPSNKKLKSISIRGPKKNNLAERQSVMDLKFVILSTIEDYSD, from the exons ATGCTACCACACAGTGCGTGCAACTATTTTCAATTATGTTTACTAACACTTGTTTCTACCGAAG GTATATCGTCATTGGATATAAGCCCAGACAGTTTCATATTAGAAGAAAAAG ATATTTTAAGTAGATATCCCAAATTTTACGATGACAGAGCGTATTCGTCAGGCGAAGACACATACAATGAAG ATAATCCATTTAACGAAGCTGGAAACTCCCAATTCCTCATTGGAAAGGACACGGGTCTTAAGAAAAACGATAAGAAAAATCTAAACGCGGAAGAAAAAGGAAAGAAAAAGCTATTTAACGTAAACCCTAAAATAGAAGATAAGAAAGACAATGCTCCTCTACAAAATGACAAAGATGCTAAAGTTAAAGGAAATAATGAACATGCACATTTACTAAATAATgttaatgaaaatatttttcatgAGGATTCtaaatatgatgtaaaaaaaCTAGCGGAATTGCCAGGTTTTAAATTAAACTCGTCTgacattattaaatttaaattatggcCCGAAGCCAAAATACCATTTTTTATAGACGAGTTTTCATATG acaaatttctTCACGAAAAAATCCGTGGCTATCTGGAAAATGCGAAAACTCTTACTGGTCTCAATTTCGAAGAGCTTGCCAGTCCGCCGGAAGACGAAAATGCAAGATGGGTGTTCTTCGTCAATCGTAGAGGACAACTGGACTGCAAGGATTATTCCACCAAATCTTTCACGAATTCTGGAGTGCAG AAAGTGATTATAGGCTACGACTGCCTCCGAAACAACGGGCCGATGGCAGCAATAGTCCTTGCATTGGTAGGCGTACCTCCGCAACACAATGCACCTAACCGGGACCAAGTCGTTAACATCTCCATGGAGTCTATACTTCCTG AAAAGAGAGGGCTTTTCAAACGTCTCGATGATGACGACTGGCTGTTCCACGACCTGGATTATGACTACTACAGTATTGGCCACTACCCGTCACACAAATACACTGCGAATGGCTATCCAACTATCACGTCATTCGCCAAG AAAAAGGTCCTATACATGAAGCATGACGAAAAAGACACCTACAGTAATGTAGACATACAGAAAATAAGATTGCTATACAATAATATTCTCCGAATCTTACCTCGTAACACCACGAAGGTAGAACTCTGCAAAAAGTTACCTCAACCTTCTAATAAGAAGCTTAAGTCAATATCAATTAGAGGaccgaaaaaaaataatcttGCTGAACGACAATCGGTTATGGATTTAAAGTTTGTTATACTAAGTACGATTGAGGATTATAGTGATTGA
- the LOC125227199 gene encoding zinc metalloproteinase nas-13-like isoform X2: MLPHSACNYFQLCLLTLVSTEDILSRYPKFYDDRAYSSGEDTYNEDNPFNEAGNSQFLIGKDTGLKKNDKKNLNAEEKGKKKLFNVNPKIEDKKDNAPLQNDKDAKVKGNNEHAHLLNNVNENIFHEDSKYDVKKLAELPGFKLNSSDIIKFKLWPEAKIPFFIDEFSYDKFLHEKIRGYLENAKTLTGLNFEELASPPEDENARWVFFVNRRGQLDCKDYSTKSFTNSGVQKVIIGYDCLRNNGPMAAIVLALVGVPPQHNAPNRDQVVNISMESILPEKRGLFKRLDDDDWLFHDLDYDYYSIGHYPSHKYTANGYPTITSFAKKKVLYMKHDEKDTYSNVDIQKIRLLYNNILRILPRNTTKVELCKKLPQPSNKKLKSISIRGPKKNNLAERQSVMDLKFVILSTIEDYSD, encoded by the exons ATGCTACCACACAGTGCGTGCAACTATTTTCAATTATGTTTACTAACACTTGTTTCTACCGAAG ATATTTTAAGTAGATATCCCAAATTTTACGATGACAGAGCGTATTCGTCAGGCGAAGACACATACAATGAAG ATAATCCATTTAACGAAGCTGGAAACTCCCAATTCCTCATTGGAAAGGACACGGGTCTTAAGAAAAACGATAAGAAAAATCTAAACGCGGAAGAAAAAGGAAAGAAAAAGCTATTTAACGTAAACCCTAAAATAGAAGATAAGAAAGACAATGCTCCTCTACAAAATGACAAAGATGCTAAAGTTAAAGGAAATAATGAACATGCACATTTACTAAATAATgttaatgaaaatatttttcatgAGGATTCtaaatatgatgtaaaaaaaCTAGCGGAATTGCCAGGTTTTAAATTAAACTCGTCTgacattattaaatttaaattatggcCCGAAGCCAAAATACCATTTTTTATAGACGAGTTTTCATATG acaaatttctTCACGAAAAAATCCGTGGCTATCTGGAAAATGCGAAAACTCTTACTGGTCTCAATTTCGAAGAGCTTGCCAGTCCGCCGGAAGACGAAAATGCAAGATGGGTGTTCTTCGTCAATCGTAGAGGACAACTGGACTGCAAGGATTATTCCACCAAATCTTTCACGAATTCTGGAGTGCAG AAAGTGATTATAGGCTACGACTGCCTCCGAAACAACGGGCCGATGGCAGCAATAGTCCTTGCATTGGTAGGCGTACCTCCGCAACACAATGCACCTAACCGGGACCAAGTCGTTAACATCTCCATGGAGTCTATACTTCCTG AAAAGAGAGGGCTTTTCAAACGTCTCGATGATGACGACTGGCTGTTCCACGACCTGGATTATGACTACTACAGTATTGGCCACTACCCGTCACACAAATACACTGCGAATGGCTATCCAACTATCACGTCATTCGCCAAG AAAAAGGTCCTATACATGAAGCATGACGAAAAAGACACCTACAGTAATGTAGACATACAGAAAATAAGATTGCTATACAATAATATTCTCCGAATCTTACCTCGTAACACCACGAAGGTAGAACTCTGCAAAAAGTTACCTCAACCTTCTAATAAGAAGCTTAAGTCAATATCAATTAGAGGaccgaaaaaaaataatcttGCTGAACGACAATCGGTTATGGATTTAAAGTTTGTTATACTAAGTACGATTGAGGATTATAGTGATTGA